In Liolophura sinensis isolate JHLJ2023 chromosome 2, CUHK_Ljap_v2, whole genome shotgun sequence, a genomic segment contains:
- the LOC135462614 gene encoding uncharacterized protein LOC135462614: MSGKKRGEIFSYEQRMGLIEIIKVDHTVVEDKSCDISANRKKQAAWEKISKEMSANFPERPKSSANDLRELWRRMKTKAKAMVRAKKIDLHKTGGGAADVGELGPEIMAILAIIGSGSGANT; encoded by the coding sequence ATGTCAGGGAAGAAGAGAGGGGAAATTTTTTCCTATGAGCAGCGAATGGGTCTCATTGAGATAATTAAGGTCGACCACACTGTCGTAGAAGATAAGAGTTGTGACATATCGGCCAACAGAAAGAAGCAGGCAGCATGGGAGAAAATCTCCAAAGAAATGTCTGCTAATTTTCCCGAGCGACCAAAATCGTCTGCGAATGATCTACGAGAGTTGTGGAGGAGGATGAAAACAAAGGCAAAAGCGATGGTTCGAGCGAAAAAAATCGATCTGCACAAAACTGGTGGTGGAGCGGCTGATGTTGGTGAACTTGGCCCTGAAATCATGGCTATCTTGGCAATCATTGGATCTGGATCTGGAGCAAATACATAA